The Armatimonadota bacterium DNA segment TCCCCGAATGGCAATCCCATAAACCTTACACGGCGGCGATCAGGGGTGACAGTCCTCCGCTCCACGACTTCGCCTTCCAGGACCAGGCACACCTGCGCCGACGGGACGCCGTTGCCAGCGAACTCCGTCTGCACCCGTATCTCGTGGGAAGACTGGATGTGTGGGATCGTGTACGAGCCCTTGATGTCGTCGATGGTGAGAAGGACGGGCGCGGAAAGCGTCTCACCCGGCTGCGGCACAGTGAGGACGATCGCGGGATGGCCTGCGTCTGCGACGGGAACGTTCAGGATCATGGCAAGGAACCCGAAAGCGAGCGCGGAAACAAGGCGCTGAGTCATTTTCGCATCCCCTACGAGTGCGGTGGCGCGCGCAACGATTTCCATGATCGTAGCGGACTGACCTTCAGCGCCCCGTTACACGATCAACTGCCTTTGCCGCTCCGGGTCGGCCTTCTCGCGGTCTGGCGTCAGAGCCGTGCAAGCACCTGTTTGAGCAGGTCCTCCTCCTCATGCAGCTTGGTCTTCCACTCGCGCTTCTCGGTCTTGACGATCTCCTCGCGCAACTCGCCCAGGTAGACCTCCAGCGCGTGGCGCACCGCATCGCGTTCCTGATCGCTCAACGTCAGTTCCATGGTCAGTCACCACCCCATCCCATTGTTGCCGGTCGGTTCCGGCACGGCTCCATAGTGGTAGATACCCAGAAGCCAGGGCTCGCATGCACATTGGTTTCCGGGAGCACCGCCGGACGTGCGGAAGATCTGGATGCCATACGAACAGGTGCACCAGTACCAGTATGCCGACGCGGACGGTGTGATGCACGTCTTGTATGCCAGTGATGAGGCCCGCACGAGGGCGCACCTGGAGACCGCGGCCGAGCTTGGCATGTCCGCCATCGCCTTCTGGCATTTCGGCGCGGTCGCGCCGGAGTCGTGGAACGTCGTCAACGACTGGCTGAAGGTGCAGTAGCGGACCATACGCGAAAGGACCGATGGCGTCTGTGGCGAATAGTGTTGTATCAGCGAAACGCAAAGCTGATCGGGGACGGCAGACAGACTGCGGCTCGCGACAAAGGGGACTGGCGATGGACGAAGCTCCGGTCAACCTCCTGCTGATCGAGGATGATCCCGACGACGCGTTCCTGCTGGAGAAGATGCTCTCTGAGGCCGCGAAGGGCGAGTTCGCGCTGGCCCATGCGACAAGGCTTGCCCAGGGCCTGGAGCATCTCAAAACCCGGGGCGCAGACGTTGTCCTGCTGGACCTGTCCCTTCCCGACAGTCAGGGTCTGGAGACTTTCAGGGAAGTCCACCAGCTTCACGAGGGCGTTCCAGTGGTGGTGCTTACAGGTCTCGACGACCACACCATGGCCCTCCGGGCCGTGCAGGAGGGCGCCCAGGACTACCTCGTAAAGGGCGAAGTGGACGGCCATGCGCTGGTGCGCTCCCTGCGTTACGCCATCGAGCGGCAGCGCAGCACTTACTACCAGGCGGTTCTCGCGGAACGCGAGCGCTTCGACGCCGCAATCTCGCAGATGAGTGACGGGATTGTGGTCACCGATGCCCGATGGCGCATCACCAGCACCAATCGCGCCGCACGTCTGCTGATCAATCTGCCCGAGCAGGGATGGGAGGGCACCAGTCTCCAGGATGCGCTTGCGCCTTTCACTCTGTTGCCCCCTTTCGCCGAGATCATGGCCGGCAAAGAGGCTGTCGCAGCCTTCGAGATCGCGCGGGAGGATACTCATCCGCCCTTGTATGTGGACGCCCGGCTTACACGACTGAAGGATGCCGAGGGAAATCTGTCCAGCACTGTTCTTATGCTGCGCGACACCACCGACGAGAAGCTTGCGCGCCATGTGCAGGCCAGTTTTTTCTCTCTGGTCCCTCACAAACTGCGGACGCCACTGGCAGTCCTGGGCGGGTACCTCGAGCTCTGCCGGCACCTCCCCGCCGACAAGATCGCCCGGGATTGGTCCCACATTCTTGACGTCTGCGAGAAGGAACTGGAGCAGGTCACAGACATCGTCCAGAAGTTGCTGGACTTCAAGGCCCTGACCACCTCGCAGATGCGCACCGAACTGCGGCAGGCCAGGGTCTGCGATGCCGTGGAGTCTGCGATCAGCGATGTGCGGCGACGTCACGTTGCCGCGAATCTGGAACTCACCGTGGACATCCGGCCGGGCGCGGAAAACGTTGACGCAACCAGGGAACACATGACTTTCGTGGTCCAGCAACTGCTGGATAATGCGGTGAAATTCGGGGACAAAGACCCGGTCGTCGTCACCATCACGGCCACGCCCGAAGAAGATGGCGGAGTGTGTATTTCGGTGGCGGACAATGGGCCGGGGATCCCTCACGAATACCACGACCGCATCTTCGAGGGGTTCGTGCAGATCGAGGACCGGGTAACCGGGCAGGTGCCCGGTCTTGGGGTCGGCCTGCGCATGGCCCGAGAAGTCGTAGAGGCCTACGGTGGCAGCATTTCGCTCCAATCGGCGATCGGCGAGGGGAGCACGTTCTCCTTCGTCCTGCCGGCGAAGAGAGAAACAGAGGGCATGTCGATCCCCGACCGGCCTAATGGGATGGCGCCCGAACCGTAGGCCACACAACCCGTGCCAATCCGCCGTCAACCATTGGAGTTGCGCATGCTGTCGCTGCAAATGATCACGCAAGCCCGGAGCCGGGTCGCTCCGGTCGTCAGATGCACCCCGGTTCTCGACATCCACGCCTCTTGCCGCCGCGTTGCGCTCAAACTCGAGAACCTCCAGCGCACCGGGGCCTTCAAGATCCGCGGGGCCACCAACTGTATCGCGCTGCTGGAACCGGGAGAGCGCGCCCGCGGCGTGATCGCGGCATCCGCCGGCAATCATGCCCAAGGCGTTGCGGCTGCTGCTTCAGCGGCTGGGGTCGAAGCCACCATCGTCATGCCCCGCAATACCCCGATCCTCAAGGTTGACCGCACCCGCACCCTTGGCGCCCGCGTGATCCTTGAGGGAGACGATTTCGACCAGGCCAACACCCATGCCCGCGAGCTGTGCGCCGAGAAGGGCCTGGTATTCGTGCACCCCTTCGCGGATGAACGTGTCATTGCAGGCCAGGGAACCATTGGGCTCGAATTGCTGGAGCAGGTCCCGGACATGAGCAGCGTCATTGTGCCCGTAGGCGGGGGAGGGCTCATCGCCGGCATCGGCTGCGCGATCAAGGAATCCGCGCCGCAAGTCAAGGTCTTCGGCGTGCAGAGTGCACTGGCGCCTGCGATGACCTGTTCCTTCGAAGCGGGACACGCGACCCCGGCGCCGGTGAGCCCCACCATCGCCGACGGCATCGCAGTAGGCAAGCCCGAGGAACTCAACTGCGAGTTGCTGCGGCGCTACGTGGATGACATGGTCACGGTCACCGACGCGGAAATCGCCACCGCGATTCTGCGGTTCATTGAGGATGACAAGCTGGTGGTTGAAGGCGCCGGGGCGGCGACCCGACCGGCCCTCGAGGCATTAGGAGATGCGGTCGGGGATCGCCCGGTGCTCATCTTGAGCGGCGGCAACGTGGACATCACCACCCTCGGGGCGGTGATCGACCGAGGGCTTGCGGAAGCTGGCCGATCCGTGCGGCTCTTGGTGGATCTGCCCGACATCCCGGGCGCGCTCGCAGGTCTTGCCGCGGCGGTGAGCGAGAGCCGCGCGAACATTATCGAGATACTCCACAACCGGCTCACGGGCGAACTGGAACTGGGGAAAGCCGAGGTCGAAATGGTCCTGAGCACCCGCGGCCCGGAACACGTAGCCGAGATTCTCCAGTCTTTGCGCGCGAAAGGCTACAACGCCCGGAGGCACGAACATCCCCGGGCGTCTGAGGACTGTTGATAGGCTGGCCGCCGCTACCAACTTGCCCTTGGCAGGCTACCGGCGCTTCACCGTGAAGAACGTGCCCACGATGCCGGCCTGAGTGTTTCCGTCCGGGGCCAGCGCGCGCCGGTCGTACACCACGAGCAGCGTCCCCGGACTGACCTCCTCGACCGAGTTGTAGTTGGTGCTCGCGCCACGGTGGAAGCAGAAGTGCCCTGTCCAGGTTCTCCCGTCGTCCAGGCTGAAAGCCAGCCAGTTGTCCGGGCGACCGTAGGTGACCACCAGCGTGCCGTCTGCCATGCGGCATGCGTTAGGCCACACTCCCCGATCCGCGATGGGGCGTGGCTCGGACCAGGTCTTGCCATTGTCGCGAGAGCTTGCCAGATACAGCGGGGTGAACTTGGTGGGGCCCCCGCTGCCACCGGTGCGCATGAAACAGTGGATCTCCCCGTCGGGCATCTTCAGCAGGTCCGCCTCGCAGAAACTCTCCAGGCCGATCTCCGGATTGTAGGCCACTGTTGACAGCAGGTCCCAGTTCTTCCCCCGATCAGTGGAGCGCATCACGAAGGTGCGGTACTTGTACATCTTCCATTCCGGCGGGAAGCTGGGGCACAGCACGGTGTCGGTCTTGAAGTACCCGTACATGGCAGCGACCAATGAGCCATCATCCGCCTCGATAATGGCGTGGTCTGCCACTGGTCCCTCGAAGGCCGAGCCATCGTCGCCTGTGCCCCCCGTGCCTTCGGGGATGTTCATCGTCGCGGTCTCGCTCCGGAAGGTCTTGCCGCCATCGGTGGAGCGCGTCAGGCCGATGGAGAAAACGCCGTCAGTCACCTTCTTTGACTTGAATCCAAGGCCAATGATCTCACCGTCGGCGCATTCCACCATCCCCGTGCCCACATTGTGCGGGCCCTTGGCCCACGTCTTCCCATTGTCGGAAGACCACTGGCTCCCGACTCCCAGCCTGCCGTCGCGGAACCTGAAGAGGCTCTGGTAGATCGCGCCAGGCACGATCTCCACGGTTTCGCCCACCCTGACGTCGAGGCCCTCGACGGTGGGATTGTCGGGCATCGCCGGGCCTGAACGCTCAGGCTTTCCAGCCTGGTAGCGCACCCACTGCCAGATCGCCGTTCCTGTCGCCGCCGATGCGGCTGCCCCGAAAGAGCACTGGTTGCGCTTGGCGTGGGCAGGTTTCGTGAACTTGCCCGTACCGTCGATCACCAGCTTGTCATCCGCGTAGACCTTCGCGTCCTCACCCTTCACTTCGAGGCGGATCGTGTGGAAATCATCCGCACCATTGAAGGATGCTGAGAGGCCGCAGTGAGACAGCAGGAGCCGATCTGGGTAGATGGTGACGGATTCCTCATGTACCCCGTCGGCCGCCATCATGCAGACGCCCCACGGGCTGGAGCACGAGATGACCTTCACGCGAGCCTCAATCGCCGCTCCCTTCGCGGCGTCGGCCTCCCAGTTGAGAATGTACGAGCGCCCGCTGCCGTTTTCCGTCGACTCATCGGCAATGAGAAGTCCCTCATCGGTGAGCTCCGACCGGGTCCCCTCCCCAATCCAGGCGGTGGAATCCACGTCCCAGGCGCCCTTCTCGTAGAACGTCCGCCACGGCCCCTCGAGATCGCCGCAGGCCGTGTGAAGCGCGAGAATGAGCAACAGTGCGGCTATCAATAGTGGCGGTTGCATGGGTCCGGTTCCTCCAGACAGATCGCGGGCGAATCCCCGGCTTTCTGCGGCATGCCGGGACGTGCCGCGGTGCTACCGTGTGGCTTCCCGTTCGCCGACCCATCCCAGACTTGCTTCTTGGACCTCAACAGCGTGCCGGTCGGCGAAATGCTCCGGATACAAGAAGGCCCCGAGGCAGACGTTCACAGAGCGTATGTTCTCTGGTCGCAGGCGGTCACCCTCGCCGCCGCGTCCGGGTGCGTTGGGGTTCCAGTGGCCGAAATACCGAAGCTCGCTGAAGGGGATCTTGATCTCCTGCCAACTACGGTCCAGTTTCACTTCGGTTCCCCAGGGCGCACCGTCTTTCTCGATCACGACGAACTCCACCGCGTTGGTGTTGGGTCTGCCCGCGCGGGCCTTGAGGATCACGCAGTCGGTCTTCGCAGCTTCGTCCTGCCAGAGACTGAAGGCATCTTGAACCGGCAGCCTGTACGAGACGCAGTCCGGCTCGGGCTTGAAGCCATCCACATCCACCCGGAAGGCATTGACGCCCCGGTCCATTCCGGGAACGCTGCTGCCCGAGCGTCCGGCCCCCCACAGGTGCACATGCCGGTCCGCCGGGCGAACCAGCAGAATCGGGTCGGTCCGAGCATCCACCTCCAGCGTCCAGGTGGGGCTCGCCTTGCGCAGTTCGACTCGCTCGACCTCCACCCAGTGGGGCAGGTCCTTCGCATGCGGGAATAGCCAGGTGCCGAAGATCACCGACACTTCCCTGAGCTTTGACAGGTCTGGAGCGCCGGCTGTGGTAGACCACATCGGCTTCAGCTTCTCCAGGGCGACCACCGTCTCGCCCCAGCTCTCGCCAAGGGGCACATTGTACCCGAAGGCATTCCCGTCGACCTGCACCAGGGTGATCTCGACGGCAGTGGTATCCGGGCCACCGCGTGCGATGAACGCCACAGCGTCATACGCCGCCGGATTCCCGGGCGCAGTCACCGGCCAGCGGATTCCGGCGCAACTGGGCGGTTCGGCGAAAGCATCGGCCTCGATGCGCAGCGCCGTGCTGTTGTCGGTCGGTCCGGGTACGAAGCCGGCCCGGGCTGACTTGCCCTCGGGCCCGCTGTATGACACCTGCGGCAGCGCGCTGTCAGCGGCCACTTGCATGAGCACTGCGGGTTGCACTCCGGCCTCATCCACTCGTGCGCCGGGCTTGCCTCCGGGGAAGGTCCAGGTCCCATCCCCGGTCACCACTTCCAGGTAATACTCGGTCTTCCCGCCGCGCACGGCCTCACCCGGCACAAGTGCCGCGAACTGATACGCTCTGCCTTCCTGCATTGGTACCGCGGAGAACTCCCGCTCTCCGGGGCCCCTGATCCGCAGGCTGCAGCGTTGAATGTCGGCAGCCGCCACTGAAGCGCGCACATTCCACGGGTAGCCCTCGCGCCACTGTTTCGCCGCCTCAACGAAGGCCGCCGGAGGCAGGTCGGAGGACGGCGGAGCGAGGAAGTCGCCCCGCGGGGTGGTCAGGATTTCCGTCATCCCCCGGGTGAGGACATACTCGCCGGGCGTCACACGGAAAGCGCCGTTGCGGGCCTCTCGTACTCCCCCGCCGTCAACACTTGTCACCTGGAACTCCTCGCCCAGTTCGGGGATCCGCACCCTCATCTCTCGCTCCTGCCACAGGATGCGGGTCTTTTCATTGCCACCACCGCTGTACGGGTCGGCGACCATCACCGCGTCGGGATAGACCTGCAGCCGCCAGTAGTTCCGGTCCTCGCGGTCCAGGAAGTACGCCCCAGTTCCCCCATACTTCACGATGGCCGACGAGCCGCAGCCCCAGACCCGCTGGAGCTTCTCGGGAGCTGGCGGCACACTGGAGGTGTCGTTGGAGTACATGAAGGCGTGCTCAGATACAAGCTCGCTCAGCTCTTCCTCCCAACTCACCCGGAAGTCGCCGAAGCGGTTGCTGGCCGGGTAATCCCCGAAACGCGACAGCCGCGGAATGCGCCGGAATGCCTCGGCGGCGATGGCGAAGCTGATGGCCTTCGCGGGGGTGTAGCACAGGTTCAGATAGTGAGTCTGCCAGTTCTTGTTCCACGCAGCGAGGCACATGGGGTCATACTGAAACTGAGTCGCGATCTGCGCGCCGCCGCTGCGGAACGCTCGGGCCATAGCCGGGTACATGTACGGTTTTTGCACATCCGCGGCGTCGAACTCGTAAACGATCTTCGCCTTGCCTTCCAATGCCGGGTTGCGCATGGCCGCGTAGTCATTGACTGCGGGCAGGTAGTCCCCCGTGAGCATCTGCCCGGCTACAAGCCCCGTAGGATACCAGCCAAAGGTGATTCCGTCCGCCTTGGATGCCCCCACCGCCGTCTCACGACTGCAGAAGAAGCTGTGGAAAACAGGTTTGCGGCAGCCCGTCGACTTGATCGCTTCCACCAGCGAGTTGATGTACTCCACCACCTGCTCATCTGTGGTCCCCGGCGGGTAGATGGGCTCGTTGATGGTCTCGAAACCCACCACGGCCGGGTCGTCGCGGTAGGGAAGCTTACGGAACTGGTTCACATGGTTCACGAACTGGCGCAGGTAATTGCGCTGGACTTCTCGCGCCGTGGGGTCAGTGGTCATCTGGTGCATGGTGTACAGGTCCGAGAACCCGCCGCCGGTGGGGCTGTTCCACCAGGCAATGGGCGTGAGCACCGTGTATATGCCGGCATTCGCGCACTCGCTGATGAGCAGGTCCAGCAGCCGCAGGTGGTGGTTCTCGATGAGGTTGCCCTGGTGGTCGCTGATCTCCCGGTCCCAGCAGTGCAAGCGGATGGCCGTCAGGCCGAGCCTGGCGAAGTGCTTCACATCGTCGCGAATCGCCTGTTCGTGGTCCAGGCCTTTGGCCCTTATCTCAGCGTAGTCAATGGAAAACGGAGGGTAGTAGTTGACGCCGAAAAGCGCCACCTCGCCCGCTCCATCCGCGAACTGAAGCACCCCGTCCCCATTCACGGTGATCTGGTGCAACTCGGGCGCAGCAAGTGCCGGGACGCAGAGCCAGGTAATCAGCGCAGTGAAAGTCGCGAATGCGTTCACGTCAATCCCTCCGGATGGGCGGCACTGGTCGATCCGTCAGTCGGCAGTATTGTTCCGCGCAGGCAGTCGGTGGTCCTGCGGGGTTGAGCTAACCGGTTCGCGGGACCGCGAAGGTTTCTCACCTCCCGCCGTCGAATCCCTGCGCAAACATTTCGGAGGTCCGCTGCACTCATGTCTGACTCGAAGCTGCGCGTTGGCGTCATCGGCGTTGGCTCGTGGGCCAACCGCGTTCACATTCCTCAGGTGCTCTCCCATCCCGGCGCGGAACTGGTGGCCCTGTCAGCTCGCAGCGAAGATAGGCTGCGCAAGGCAGGGGAAGACTTCGGTGTTGAGCGCCTCTTTACGGACTACCGCGCACTGCTGGACATGGACGACCTGGACGCCGTTACCATAAGCTCCACCCACAATGCCCACTACGAGATCGCAAAGGCCGCCCTGGACCGCGGCCTGCATGTCTTCTGCGAGAAGCCGCTGGGCGTGAACTCCGCGCAGACCGGGGAGCTTGCCGACCTCGCCGCCCGAGCCGGCGTGAAGACCATGGTGGCTTTCACCAACCGCTGGGTGCCCGAGGCAATCTACGCCCGGGAACTCATGCGGTCAGGCTTCTGCGGCGAGGTCTTCCATTACAACATCTGCCAGCTTGCCGGGTACGGCATGCCCGGCCGCAACTGGATGTGGCGCGCCGACCCGGACCTCGCAGGTGGCGGCGTCCTGTTCGACCTGGGCTGCCACAATATCGACCTGGCGCTCTGGCTCAACGGCCCGATCCACCGGGTCTGCGCGACCCTGAAGAACACCGCGCCCACCCGCATGAAAGACGGCCAGCCCGCGCCCACGGTGGTGGACGATACCGATGCATTCATCGCCGAGTACGCCAACGGAACCCAGGGCATTTTCCACATCAGTTGGACGGCGCCGGGCGACCGGATCATGCGCCACGAGATCGCGGGCATGGACGGCCGGATTGAGCTGAACCTGTACCATGACGTCTGGCGCAACGCCCTGCGCGGCGTTCGGACCGGCGAGAGCGACCTCGTGCCCATGCCCCCACCCGACGAAATACAGACCAACATCCCGCGCGCCGTTGCCACCGAAGACGAGCGTGCAGCAGCCCGCAAGGTGTTCCTGACCGGGTACTCGAGCCTTGTTCGTGCTTTCATCGACTGCATCATCAATGACACCGATGACGCGCCCAACTTCGCAGACGGTCACGCGACCCAACAGGTCATGGATGCGGTGGTGCAGAGCAGTCGCGAGGGCCGCTGGATGACCATCGGCCAATAGGCATACGGCAGGTGGTTCAACCATGTCTACGCCCCACAATCGCCGCGAGTTCATCCGCCGCGCAGCACTCGGCGCCGCCGGTGCATCCCTCGGGGCAGCGGTGCTCGGGCGTTTCGCCGGGCCCTCCTATGCCCAGACTACCCGGCCCAACGTGCTGTTCATCCTCACCGATGATCAGCGCTTCGATGCCATGAGTTGCGTCGGGAACCCGCCGTGGTTGCGCACGCCGAACATGGACCGCATCCGCAATGAGGGCGCGCTGTTCGCCAACGCTTTCGTCACGACGTCCCTCTGCTCACCCAGCCGCGCCAGTTTCCTCACCGGCTGCTATGCCCACACCCACAATGTGCGCACGAACGAAGTGAACGATCCCGACCCGGCACTCCCAACTTTTCCCATGGTCATGCAGCAGGCGGGGTATCGCACCGGGTTCATCGGCAAGTGGCACATGGCGCCCAAGGCTTCGCCCCGCCCGGGGTTTGACTATTGGCTGAGCTTCCGCGGACAGGGCGAGTACAGCAATCCGAGCCTCAACGAGAACGGCCGCGATTTCCAAGCCGAAGGCTACATGACCGACCTGCTCACCGAATATGCCCTGTCATTCCTGGATGCGCAGAGCGCGCAGCCCTTCTGCCTGGTCCTGTCTCACAAGGCCGTCCACGGCCCCTTCACTCCCGCCGAACGCCACAAGGACCTCTACTCAGGCGAGACATTCGCCGAGCCGCCCAATGCCCGGGACGACTTCGCGGGCAAACCCGAATGGATCCGCGCCGGCATGGTGCGCGGGATCCGGCGGGAAGCCATGCTGGAGAACGCCGATAAGCCTGTACCGGACCGCATCCCACCCACCGACTGGAACCCTCACGTCGAGGGCCGCCTCAACTACTATCGCTCCCTCGCGGCGGTGGATGAGGGCATCGGCCGAGTGCTCGACCTCCTCGAGCGGCAGGGACGTCTGGACAATACGGTGGTCGTTTTCGCGGGCGACAACGGATACTTCCATGGGGAGCACCGGCGGGGCGATAAGCGCCTCATGTATGAGGAATCGCTGCGCATCCCCCTGACGATGCGCTACCCAGCCCTCGTCCAGCCCGGGACAACCATTGACGAGATGGTGCTGAATATCGACCTGGCGCCGACGCTCGAGGAGCTCGCCGGCGCGAGGGTGCCCGACAGCGTGCAAGGGCAGTCCTTCGTGCGGCTACTGCGCGGGCAGCGCGAAGACTGGCGCAGTTCATTCCTCTACGAGTACTTCCAGGAGGGCTGGCTGCCCGGAATCCCCACCATGTTCGGCGTCCGTACTGAGCGCTGGAAGTACATTACGTACCCGAAGATCAACGACATCGACGAGATGTATGACCTCGAAACCGACCCGCACGAGCTGACCAATCTCGCAGAAGACCCGGCGTACGCGGACAAGAAGCAGGAACTCAAGGCTGAACTTGAGCGCCTTCTCAAGGAGACCAACTACCAGGAGATCCCGCGCCCGAAGGTGAACAAGGCGGGCAGCGTGGTTCTCGACTTTGACTTCACACAGGATGCCGGGGGCAGGGTCACAGACAGGTCCGGCAAGGGCAACCACGGGACGGCGCGCGGCGCCCAATTGATCGACCTGGACGGACGCCCAGCGCGCAAGTTCACCGGCGCAGATTCGATCTCTGTGGACCGGTCGGAGAGCATCAATCCTGCTGGGGCACCGCACGCGGTGGAGGCCTGGGCAAAGGCCGAGAAGGATACCGGCGTCATTCTCGCCCGGGGTGGCCAGAGCAACGGTTACGCGCTGTTCCTGAAGGACGGAAAACCCGGTTTCTTCCTGCGCATCGGTGGGGAAGCGATCGTGGTGCGCGGAGCGAATCGGATTGGCGCCGACTGGGTGCACCTGCTGGCGGTGATCACCAGCGATGCCCTGGCGAAGCTCTACGTGGATGGACAGGAAGTGGGTTCGGTGGAACTCGACCGATTCATCCCCGCCGACCCCAACGAGGGTCTGGAAATCGGGATGGACCGCGCCACTCTGGTTGGCGATTACGGCGCGGACAATGGCTTTACGGGGCTGATCCGCCGGGTGCGGGTCTGGGACGGGCACCTGACGCCCGAACAGGTCCGCGCGTGTGCAGCAGAAGGCTGAGATTCTGGGCGTCCCCGGCACAAGCAAACTACCCGCAATCATTGATGATACGGAGGCATACCGATGGCTGACAAGCTGAACCTGACCCGTTCCCTGGAGCTGTGGCAGGAGGCCGTGGACCTCATTCCCGGCGGCTCGCAGACAAACAGCAAGCGGCCGCAGGGCTACGCTCCCGGCGCTTTCCCGATCTACGTGGAGCGCGGCAAAGGCTGC contains these protein-coding regions:
- a CDS encoding response regulator — its product is MDEAPVNLLLIEDDPDDAFLLEKMLSEAAKGEFALAHATRLAQGLEHLKTRGADVVLLDLSLPDSQGLETFREVHQLHEGVPVVVLTGLDDHTMALRAVQEGAQDYLVKGEVDGHALVRSLRYAIERQRSTYYQAVLAERERFDAAISQMSDGIVVTDARWRITSTNRAARLLINLPEQGWEGTSLQDALAPFTLLPPFAEIMAGKEAVAAFEIAREDTHPPLYVDARLTRLKDAEGNLSSTVLMLRDTTDEKLARHVQASFFSLVPHKLRTPLAVLGGYLELCRHLPADKIARDWSHILDVCEKELEQVTDIVQKLLDFKALTTSQMRTELRQARVCDAVESAISDVRRRHVAANLELTVDIRPGAENVDATREHMTFVVQQLLDNAVKFGDKDPVVVTITATPEEDGGVCISVADNGPGIPHEYHDRIFEGFVQIEDRVTGQVPGLGVGLRMAREVVEAYGGSISLQSAIGEGSTFSFVLPAKRETEGMSIPDRPNGMAPEP
- a CDS encoding threonine ammonia-lyase, with protein sequence MLSLQMITQARSRVAPVVRCTPVLDIHASCRRVALKLENLQRTGAFKIRGATNCIALLEPGERARGVIAASAGNHAQGVAAAASAAGVEATIVMPRNTPILKVDRTRTLGARVILEGDDFDQANTHARELCAEKGLVFVHPFADERVIAGQGTIGLELLEQVPDMSSVIVPVGGGGLIAGIGCAIKESAPQVKVFGVQSALAPAMTCSFEAGHATPAPVSPTIADGIAVGKPEELNCELLRRYVDDMVTVTDAEIATAILRFIEDDKLVVEGAGAATRPALEALGDAVGDRPVLILSGGNVDITTLGAVIDRGLAEAGRSVRLLVDLPDIPGALAGLAAAVSESRANIIEILHNRLTGELELGKAEVEMVLSTRGPEHVAEILQSLRAKGYNARRHEHPRASEDC
- a CDS encoding exo-alpha-sialidase → MQPPLLIAALLLILALHTACGDLEGPWRTFYEKGAWDVDSTAWIGEGTRSELTDEGLLIADESTENGSGRSYILNWEADAAKGAAIEARVKVISCSSPWGVCMMAADGVHEESVTIYPDRLLLSHCGLSASFNGADDFHTIRLEVKGEDAKVYADDKLVIDGTGKFTKPAHAKRNQCSFGAAASAATGTAIWQWVRYQAGKPERSGPAMPDNPTVEGLDVRVGETVEIVPGAIYQSLFRFRDGRLGVGSQWSSDNGKTWAKGPHNVGTGMVECADGEIIGLGFKSKKVTDGVFSIGLTRSTDGGKTFRSETATMNIPEGTGGTGDDGSAFEGPVADHAIIEADDGSLVAAMYGYFKTDTVLCPSFPPEWKMYKYRTFVMRSTDRGKNWDLLSTVAYNPEIGLESFCEADLLKMPDGEIHCFMRTGGSGGPTKFTPLYLASSRDNGKTWSEPRPIADRGVWPNACRMADGTLVVTYGRPDNWLAFSLDDGRTWTGHFCFHRGASTNYNSVEEVSPGTLLVVYDRRALAPDGNTQAGIVGTFFTVKRR
- a CDS encoding cellulase family glycosylhydrolase, with amino-acid sequence MNAFATFTALITWLCVPALAAPELHQITVNGDGVLQFADGAGEVALFGVNYYPPFSIDYAEIRAKGLDHEQAIRDDVKHFARLGLTAIRLHCWDREISDHQGNLIENHHLRLLDLLISECANAGIYTVLTPIAWWNSPTGGGFSDLYTMHQMTTDPTAREVQRNYLRQFVNHVNQFRKLPYRDDPAVVGFETINEPIYPPGTTDEQVVEYINSLVEAIKSTGCRKPVFHSFFCSRETAVGASKADGITFGWYPTGLVAGQMLTGDYLPAVNDYAAMRNPALEGKAKIVYEFDAADVQKPYMYPAMARAFRSGGAQIATQFQYDPMCLAAWNKNWQTHYLNLCYTPAKAISFAIAAEAFRRIPRLSRFGDYPASNRFGDFRVSWEEELSELVSEHAFMYSNDTSSVPPAPEKLQRVWGCGSSAIVKYGGTGAYFLDREDRNYWRLQVYPDAVMVADPYSGGGNEKTRILWQEREMRVRIPELGEEFQVTSVDGGGVREARNGAFRVTPGEYVLTRGMTEILTTPRGDFLAPPSSDLPPAAFVEAAKQWREGYPWNVRASVAAADIQRCSLRIRGPGEREFSAVPMQEGRAYQFAALVPGEAVRGGKTEYYLEVVTGDGTWTFPGGKPGARVDEAGVQPAVLMQVAADSALPQVSYSGPEGKSARAGFVPGPTDNSTALRIEADAFAEPPSCAGIRWPVTAPGNPAAYDAVAFIARGGPDTTAVEITLVQVDGNAFGYNVPLGESWGETVVALEKLKPMWSTTAGAPDLSKLREVSVIFGTWLFPHAKDLPHWVEVERVELRKASPTWTLEVDARTDPILLVRPADRHVHLWGAGRSGSSVPGMDRGVNAFRVDVDGFKPEPDCVSYRLPVQDAFSLWQDEAAKTDCVILKARAGRPNTNAVEFVVIEKDGAPWGTEVKLDRSWQEIKIPFSELRYFGHWNPNAPGRGGEGDRLRPENIRSVNVCLGAFLYPEHFADRHAVEVQEASLGWVGEREATR
- a CDS encoding Gfo/Idh/MocA family oxidoreductase, which produces MSDSKLRVGVIGVGSWANRVHIPQVLSHPGAELVALSARSEDRLRKAGEDFGVERLFTDYRALLDMDDLDAVTISSTHNAHYEIAKAALDRGLHVFCEKPLGVNSAQTGELADLAARAGVKTMVAFTNRWVPEAIYARELMRSGFCGEVFHYNICQLAGYGMPGRNWMWRADPDLAGGGVLFDLGCHNIDLALWLNGPIHRVCATLKNTAPTRMKDGQPAPTVVDDTDAFIAEYANGTQGIFHISWTAPGDRIMRHEIAGMDGRIELNLYHDVWRNALRGVRTGESDLVPMPPPDEIQTNIPRAVATEDERAAARKVFLTGYSSLVRAFIDCIINDTDDAPNFADGHATQQVMDAVVQSSREGRWMTIGQ
- a CDS encoding sulfatase-like hydrolase/transferase encodes the protein MSTPHNRREFIRRAALGAAGASLGAAVLGRFAGPSYAQTTRPNVLFILTDDQRFDAMSCVGNPPWLRTPNMDRIRNEGALFANAFVTTSLCSPSRASFLTGCYAHTHNVRTNEVNDPDPALPTFPMVMQQAGYRTGFIGKWHMAPKASPRPGFDYWLSFRGQGEYSNPSLNENGRDFQAEGYMTDLLTEYALSFLDAQSAQPFCLVLSHKAVHGPFTPAERHKDLYSGETFAEPPNARDDFAGKPEWIRAGMVRGIRREAMLENADKPVPDRIPPTDWNPHVEGRLNYYRSLAAVDEGIGRVLDLLERQGRLDNTVVVFAGDNGYFHGEHRRGDKRLMYEESLRIPLTMRYPALVQPGTTIDEMVLNIDLAPTLEELAGARVPDSVQGQSFVRLLRGQREDWRSSFLYEYFQEGWLPGIPTMFGVRTERWKYITYPKINDIDEMYDLETDPHELTNLAEDPAYADKKQELKAELERLLKETNYQEIPRPKVNKAGSVVLDFDFTQDAGGRVTDRSGKGNHGTARGAQLIDLDGRPARKFTGADSISVDRSESINPAGAPHAVEAWAKAEKDTGVILARGGQSNGYALFLKDGKPGFFLRIGGEAIVVRGANRIGADWVHLLAVITSDALAKLYVDGQEVGSVELDRFIPADPNEGLEIGMDRATLVGDYGADNGFTGLIRRVRVWDGHLTPEQVRACAAEG